AGCAGGCGGTGGGCGCGAAGGTGGACACGCGCAGCGACCTCTACACCTTCGGCGTGCTCATCTACCGGGTGCTCTCCGGGCGGCTGCCGTTCGACGGGCCCCAGGCGCGGCACTTCCTCGCGCAGCACGCCTCGCACGCGCCGCTGCCGTTGGACCGGGCCGCTCCGTCGCTGTCGCGCTACATCGGCCTGTTGTCGCTGGTGATGAAGCTCTTGGAGAAGAACCCGGCCAAGCGCACGCAGAGCGCGCACGAGCTGGCGGATGCGCTCGCCGCGGCCCACGCCTCGCTCTCCGCGCTGACGCCGGGGCTGGGCACGCCCGCCTACGTCGGGATGCCCGCCACCGTCACCTCGCCCTCGGGCACGTCCGTCTTCGGCACGGGCGAGACGCCCGTGGTGGCCACGCCCGGCCCCACCGGGACCTCCGTGTTCGGCGGCGCGGACGCTCCGGTGCCCGCCACGTCCCAGCGCATCAGCCAGGGGACGGCCGCGTACGGCGCGGTGGCCACCTCGGGCGCGCACAGCCTTCCGCCGGGAATGGTGCGCACGGGCACGGCGTCCTTCGGCACGCGGCCGTCGGGCGCGGGCCCGTCCTTGTCCGGCAGCAACTCGGTGGTGAAGCCGCAGAACCTGACGGTGATGCTCACCGACATCCAGGGCTTCACCGAGCGCACCAGCCGGCAGACGCACGAAGAGAACGCGCGGATGCTGGAGACGCATGACCGCCTGCTGATTCCGCTGGTGAAGGAGCACGACGGACGGCTGGTGCAGAAGCGCGGCGACGCGCTCCTGGTGGTGTTCCGCTCGCCCACCGCGGCGGTGCTGTGCGGCATGGCGATGCAGGACAAGCTGTGGCGCCACAACCAGGCGCTGCCCGATGGGGAGCGGCTGAACGTGCGCGTGTGCCTGCACGCGGGCGAGGTGCTGCTCACCGCCGACACCGTGCTGGGCGAGCCCATGGAGGTGGTGGAGACGGTGGAGCACGTCGCCGCCGCGGGCGAGGTCACCTTCACGGAGGCGGTGAACCTGGCGCGCAACCGCGCCGAGGCGGAGGTGGAGCCGTGTGGTTCCATCACCCTGCCCGGCCGCGAGGAGCAGCTCCAGCTCTACCGCTGCCTGCGCGTGGCCGAGGGCCCGCCCTTCGGGGGCCGCTTCGAGAAGCAGAGCGCGCTCGCGGTGCGCTTCGCGCCGGCGCTGCGCAGGACGGGCGTGGCCTGGGCCTCGATGACCCAGCGGGCCCGTGAGCGGCTCCAGCGCGTGCGCGACTTCTCGCCCCGACAGTCGCTGCGCGTGGCGGGTCCGTGGTTGCGCGAGGAGCTGACGCCCGCGAAGTTGAAGGCACGCGCCCAGGCCACCGTGGCCCTGGCGCGAGCGAAGCCGAAGCACGCGGGTGCGTTGGTGGGTGTGCTCCTGCTGCTCGTCGCCGCGTGGGTTTGGCACCTGAACCGCCCCGCGGTGAAGGCGCTGTCGCTGTTGGAGGACGGCAGGACGGAGGAGGCCCTCGCGCTGCTGAACGCGACGTCGAACGACGAGCAGAAGCAGCCCGCCGTGCGACGTGCGCTCGCGGCGACACACCACGCGCTCGGCAACCACGACAAGGAGCGGGTGCTGCTCGCCACGTTGGACGACGAGGGTCGCGCCGGCGTGGAGGACTCGATTCTGGACGGGCTCGCGGAGGACTACGGCCGCAAGGACTCCGACGACCTGCGCAAGCTCTTGAGCAACATCCCCCGGGAGCGGGTGCGTCCGTACTTCATCGACCTGGTGGAGAGCGACTTCTCGCTCAAGCAGTGGGGCGCGGTGCGCTACCTGGACGCCGCGAAGGAGACCGACGGGTTCGACCTGGTCGCGGGCTACGCCAAGGCGCTGGAGGGCAAGGAGTGTGAGCTGCGCCGCCTCGCCGCGAGGAGGCTGGGCGTGCTGGGGAACATGGACGCCGTCCCCGCGCTCATCCGCCTCGCGGAGCTGGAGGTCGGCAAGAGCGGAGACTGCGGTCAGGCCGAGGCGAACCGGGCCCTGCAGCGGCTG
The Myxococcus fulvus DNA segment above includes these coding regions:
- a CDS encoding protein kinase domain-containing protein, which gives rise to MLAPDSLVLDGRFRVLRPLGSGGMGEVYLGEQVSLGRKVAIKVLHHDLNAQPGMAERFKREARLLSAVEHPAVVHIVDFGESGDHACLVMEFVEGESLYDVLTPGPMPPGRALPLLHQLAEGLAAIHDKGIIHRDLKPENVFISPGARGEQARLLDFGIARLVEPDAQSNVSQVGVVLGTPEYLSPEQAVGAKVDTRSDLYTFGVLIYRVLSGRLPFDGPQARHFLAQHASHAPLPLDRAAPSLSRYIGLLSLVMKLLEKNPAKRTQSAHELADALAAAHASLSALTPGLGTPAYVGMPATVTSPSGTSVFGTGETPVVATPGPTGTSVFGGADAPVPATSQRISQGTAAYGAVATSGAHSLPPGMVRTGTASFGTRPSGAGPSLSGSNSVVKPQNLTVMLTDIQGFTERTSRQTHEENARMLETHDRLLIPLVKEHDGRLVQKRGDALLVVFRSPTAAVLCGMAMQDKLWRHNQALPDGERLNVRVCLHAGEVLLTADTVLGEPMEVVETVEHVAAAGEVTFTEAVNLARNRAEAEVEPCGSITLPGREEQLQLYRCLRVAEGPPFGGRFEKQSALAVRFAPALRRTGVAWASMTQRARERLQRVRDFSPRQSLRVAGPWLREELTPAKLKARAQATVALARAKPKHAGALVGVLLLLVAAWVWHLNRPAVKALSLLEDGRTEEALALLNATSNDEQKQPAVRRALAATHHALGNHDKERVLLATLDDEGRAGVEDSILDGLAEDYGRKDSDDLRKLLSNIPRERVRPYFIDLVESDFSLKQWGAVRYLDAAKETDGFDLVAGYAKALEGKECELRRLAARRLGVLGNMDAVPALIRLAELEVGKSGDCGQAEANRALQRLNKKGG